In a single window of the Rhodamnia argentea isolate NSW1041297 chromosome 2, ASM2092103v1, whole genome shotgun sequence genome:
- the LOC115749966 gene encoding protein ACCELERATED CELL DEATH 6-like, with product MKPAIPEEEESKMDEDVKPPVMAKKCMDSSMYKAAREGNFPYLENSIRLKHGGNTDEEEALLLETHNRNNLVHLAVESGHKDFIQQVLHKCPKLAAKRNSRGDTPLHVVAQTGCYHIAEAILSMAEPHEGTAGTDNSLLRLKNNGGNTALHEALRNGDKKMGMYLWEDKETVGSVNESGESALYVGAALGVESVVKKMVEYLRHGGGARVWDGPLRGPDGQNPLHAAVLAGSIGCVEALICFDGTNMINKPDDSNGRTPLHFAAKVKAKDIVAHLLQTDPSSAYVKDVNGRTPLLEAASLGHLSVLREILKHCPDTVEISNEEGRNAAHFALKCELSRSKAVLKEPEVVRLVNEADRGGNTPLHVAAEDLNYRMVKRLLKMPEVDLRAKNKAGRTFLDICESRWQYTKKQEFLYRYLKSLPPGRKPHSWNHSDNPPTRLDKPDADLKGHANALSIVAALLATVTFAAAFTLPGGLTPDDNNIGAPVPQPSPLCNFHDSPDCQLKPGHPILIHQPAFKVFIIADVLASSTSLTVLFILIAAMLADDTALRRAIVYSKNLLYLSLGGTLVAFMTGLVSVISTDVKWLGYAVWVIGLSVPFLIKYFEFKSFTSTPVFLHRHLSMESWKKPRSFSRSEKSGNETESFDDKRNWSESVGIYLGPLTNRFSSRRSCTDDQKACALDSEQTYKQNCQTLLMVATLITTMTFAAAFTMPGAYNNNAGPGQGMALLQSSSHLKWFIISDTIAMTCSTMAASLILWGSAFGKRPVVHCYVIAAVLTCIALQSTAISFVTGLVAVLPDQTYVRTVSCVVGSVFHVNTSLFLFRLAQIFSFSEICLSVISHLRRLKCIINSHGANG from the exons ATGAAGCCTGCAAttccagaagaagaagagtcgAAGATGGATGAGGACGTTAAACCCCCAGTGATGGCAAAGAAGTGCATGGACTCAAGCATGTACAAAGCAGCCAGAGAAGGCAACTTCCCTTACCTTGAAAACTCGATCCGCCTGAAACACGGAGGCAATACAGACGAGGAAGAAGCCCTACTACTAGAGACCCACAATCGCAACAACCTCGTTCACCTCGCCGTGGAGTCGGGCCACAAGGACTTCATCCAGCAGGTCCTCCACAAGTGCCCCAAGCTCGCGGCCAAGCGCAACTCCCGCGGCGACACGCCCCTCCATGTCGTGGCGCAGACAGGCTGCTATCACATCGCGGAGGCCATCCTCTCCATGGCCGAGCCGCACGAGGGGACGGCCGGGACCGATAACAGCTTGCTGAGATTAAAGAACAACGGGGGGAACACAGCTTTGCACGAGGCGCTGAGGAACGGGGATAAGAAGATGGGGATGTATCTGTGGGAAGATAAAGAGACGGTGGGGAGCGTGAACGAGTCCGGCGAGAGCGCGCTTTACGTGGGGGCGGCGTTAGGGGTTGAGAGCGTAGTGAAGAAGATGGTGGAGTACTTGAGGCATGGTGGTGGAGCACGTGTTTGGGATGGGCCTTTGAGGGGCCCGGACGGTCAAAACCCCTTGCATGCTGCTGTTCTTGCTGGAAGCATTG GTTGCGTGGAAGCTCTCATCTGTTTCGATGGAACGAATATGATCAACAAGCCCGACGACAGCAACGGAAGAACACCCCTGCACTTCGCAGCGAAAGTCAAAGCGAAGGACATTGTCGCTCACCTCCTCCAAACCGACCCTTCTTCGGCCTACGTCAAGGACGTCAATGGCCGAACCCCGCTGCTTGAAGCCGCCTCGTTGGGCCACCTCAGCGTCCTGAGAGAGATCCTCAAGCACTGTCCCGACACGGTCGAGATCTCCAACGAGGAGGGTCGGAATGCGGCTCACTTCGCGCTGAAGTGCGAGCTGAGCCGCTCTAAGGCAGTGTTGAAGGAGCCCGAGGTGGTGAGGCTGGTGAACGAAGCCGACCGCGGTGGCAACACGCCGTTGCACGTGGCGGCTGAGGACCTGAACTACAGAATGGTGAAGAGGTTGCTGAAGATGCCTGAGGTGGATCTGAGGGCCAAGAATAAAGCTGGCCGCACGTTTCTGGATATTTGTGAGTCCCGGTGGCAATACACCAAGAAGCAG GAATTCCTCTACCGATACCTGAAGTCCCTCCCGCCCGGCCGAAAGCCTCACTCCTGGAACCACTCCGACAATCCCCCCACCCGCCTCGACAAGCCCGACGCCGACCTCAAGGGCCATGCCAACGCCCTCTCTATCGTCGCCGCCCTCCTTGCTACCGTCACTTTTGCCGCCGCCTTTACATTGCCCGGCGGTTTGACGCCTGACGACAACAACATTGGCGCTCCTGTACCGCAGCCATCCCCCTTATGCAACTTCCACGACTCTCCAGACTGCCAACTAAAACCTGGCCACCCTATCCTCATCCACCAACCCGCGTTCAAGGTCTTCATCATAGCCGACGTCCTCGCCTCCTCTACTTCCCTGACGGTCCTATTCATCTTGATCGCAGCCATGCTTGCCGACGATACGGCCTTGAGGAGGGCCATCGTGTACAGCAAGAATCTGCTTTACCTCTCCCTCGGGGGGACCTTGGTAGCCTTCATGACGGGACTGGTCAGCGTCATATCGACCGACGTCAAATGGTTAGGGTATGCCGTGTGGGTCATCGGGTTGAGCGTTCCGTTCCTGATAAAGTATTTTGAGTTCAAGAGCTTCACTTCTACTCCTGTGTTTCTTCATCGGCACCTCAGCATGGAGAGCTGGAAGAAGCCCCGGAGTTTCAGTCGAAGTGAGAAGTCCGGCAATGAAACTGAGTCATTCGATGACAAACGCAACTGGAGTGAATCAGTTGGTATTTATTTGGGGCCACTTACGAATCGCTTCTCGTCTCGCAGATCATG TACAGATGACCAAAAAGCTTGTGCCTTGGATTCAGAACAAACTTACAAGCAAAACTGTCAGACGTTATTGATGGTGGCGACACTCATCACAACCATGACGTTTGCAGCGGCTTTCACAATGCCCGGGGCTTATAACAATAATGCTGGCCCGGGCCAAGGAATGGCCCTTCTCCAGTCAAGCAGTCACCTCAAGTGGTTCATCATCTCCGACACTATCGCGATGACCTGTTCAACAATGGCCGCTTCCCTCATACTCTGGGGCTCTGCTTTCGGGAAGAGACCTGTCGTGCACTGCTACGTAATCGCTGCTGTGCTGACGTGCATCGCACTGCAGTCGACTGCAATATCGTTCGTGACGGGTCTTGTGGCTGTTTTACCTGACCAAACATATGTGCGCACCGTGAGTTGCGTAGTTGGCAGTGTCTTCCATGTTAACACCAGCTTGTTTCTCTTCAGACTGGCAcagattttttccttctctgaGATCTGCCTATCCGTGATTTCCCACCTCAGAAGGCTCAAGTGCATCATCAATTCCCACGGAGCAAACGGATGA